The sequence below is a genomic window from Anaerosporomusa subterranea.
GGCCGCTCAGTGGCCAACACCGCCCCGGCTTCGATAAAACAAAAGGCTCTTTGCTTGCAGATTTTCTGCAGCCAGAGGGCCTTTCCTGTTGCCGGGGTTGCATGCGACAGCGCTTCACTCGAGGGTACAAGACATATTAAGGTGGTGTGTATATGAAGCAGGCTGAATAGTTATTGCTGGAAAATATTTCATCAAAGCATTACCTCTGTTTACAGGATTTATCATTTGTTCGGCGAAAAAGGATAATATTGAACAAAAAGTCTGTTATAACTTCTGCCTTTGCTGAGCGGCGCGGGAAGCTTGAAGGGTAGCAAGGGACAATCGTGAAAGGCGGTTAAGTACTGAACAAAGGAAGCGAGGCAAGGTCTATTGGAGAATCAAAAACGAAAACAGGCGGAAATCGTTCTTCTTATCATTATTGTTATCTGGGGGATTAATACTCCAGTAATAAAGATTGGCCTTATGGCGGTGGAACCGCTCGCTTTCAATGCCATGCGGTTACTTATTGCCGCTGCATTATCTTGTGTGGCGTTGTTGTTGTCAAAAACATACAGACCAATAACTAGGAAAGCGTGGAGGCAAATAGCCGCGATAAGCGTATTAGGGTATTTCATGAACCAAATCCTGATTGTATTTGGCATACCTCAAACGACCGCGGGAAACGCTGCATTGATGTTAGCAACTCTGCCGGTGGACATAGCGTTAATAAATCGCATACTTAAAATTGAACCTATATCTCGGAAAACGGCCATAGGAATTTGCATTGGGTTATCCGGCGTATTTCTTGTTGTGCTAGGTTCCGATAAGGAATTGAGCTTGTCCGGACAGCATCTTGCGGGGGCCTTACTCATTCTGTCAGGCCAGTTTTGTTATGGGTATTATACAGTGCTGTTCAAGCAGATGAATGATGAGTATTCAATCTACCAGATTGGCGCATGCGTTATGACTGCCAACGCGTTACTATTCTGTTTGCTTGCATTGCCGAACCTGTCCCAAGTCCAGTTCACCAGCATTCCCACTTCGGCATGGTTTAGCATTATCTTCTCCGGGATCTTTGCTTTATCTCTAGCAAACATTGTCTGGATCTGGACAGTCGGGATTCTCGGTAGTACGAAAGCAGCATTGTATCAAAACCTTTGTCCCATAGTGTCTATTGCCTTTGCATGGGTCTATTTAGACGAAGGCTTTGGGACTTTGCAATGGATTGGCGCAGCAGTAGCTTTCCTCGGGCTATATTTAACGCGAAATTTACCATCCAGGCGGTGTCTGAAACTAAGGACAGACGAAATTTAATCCCCCGTACCGCGAAGAATGGCTACCCTGGTGGCTTGATTGTCGGCGGTCTGCTTGGCCATCTGATTCCTGGAGAGTTGTTTCAATCTGCATATAAAGAGCAGGGACTGCATGCCAAAATCTGTCCCGCTGATTACCTGGTCGAGCCACGACGGAGGGTGAAATGTGAATAGAGCGACCCACGTTTTTATGCACGTGGGTCGCTCTATTGTGGGGAACGACAAGAAAGGACCTACTAGCACGAAAGGCGCGACGGAGAACTCTAGAATTTTGGTAAGACCGGAGTTAGCGATGCCAATCATTATCAACACAGTGCGAGAGGGACGATGCGCATCGAAAGCCCGAACAGGGATTAGTGTCTAATAGAAAGGTAGGTCGCAAGGCCAAGGGTAGAGCCAACGACGAGACTGGTGATGAATCCCACACTAAGCATATTCGCTGGTAGAAAGAGAAAAGAGTAGCCGACAAGTCCAATCGCTATCCCCCAAAGGATATGGGCATACAACTTTTTCATTGTGTTGTTTATCAGACCTGTTATCAACCCGATAGCAGTAGTGATGAAAACAATCGGAGACAAAACGACGTCCCAAATACAGCCGTTCCAGATTAGAAAATACCCTGCCATGATCATACCAAGAATAATACCAGTGATACTGCCGACAATAGACTTCTTCGTACAAAAGCCTCCTTTGCAAATATGAATTACCATAGTATATAATATGCATGATCAAGATAGATGCAATAGGCGGCTAGAATTGGCTAGCCGATTCCCTCTAGTCGATATTGGGATACGGCTCTCAAAGCGTTAACCGTTCGAATGACGGCGCACTGAAGGTGTTTTCGGCGAGGTAGCAGTGACATTCGGAGATTTTCTCATGCGCCAAGCCTTTAGGGAAGCACGACTTATAAACTGATTTTAACAGGAGGTGTAAGCCAATGACTAAAAAATCAATAGTTGCTTTAGTCACGCTCTTTTTATTGGTGTTCTTTGCTAACATGGCTATGGCGAAGGATCATACTGATAATCCGATTGATAAAGCGTTTGCCCAAGATATTGGTGAGGCCATGAATACGATGGAGATGAATTATGTAACGGAAAAGTACATGGATGCCTGGAAGGCTGAAATGGACAATGCAGCTATTGTATTAAAGCAACGATATACGTTTGCCGAGGATAAAGCTCATATTGATAATTATGTAGCGGCTTATAAGAAAGTGGCCGACGCCGCAGCTTATCTGGAATGGCTTAACTGGTCTGATACGGAGGAGGCTCCTAACATCAGACATAGTGGAACAGGGGCCGCGAGTGCCAGTCTGTCAGCAAAAGCGAATATCTTTAAACAAGCAACGCTTAATTTGATAAATGCGTATCACGGTCAGTTAGGTGACGATCCATTTAAGTATTCCTATATTTACTCAGGCAAGGGTGCCGAATTGGCAAAAATAAGAGCACAGTATAGTCGATAACATGGTAGTATTTGTCAGGCAGTTCATTGGTCGATAAGGACCAATGAAGACTATCGATCTTGCCAAGAGAATTAAGACTAAGCGATATATCATTGCATGCATTTCTGTGAGGGCTTATAATAATCAATGACTTGTTCGCGCTTTTTTGAAGGATCGGAGCTTACTGTAGATAGTAGAGTAGGAACAATGCATAAAAGAAACGGAGCCGCCGTACTCGCAAAATCGGATGATGAATATGCTGTACAACGAGTACCTTACAGTACTTCAAAGCGGGATTTTCATAATAGGAGAGATAATAGACTATGAATCAGGATAGCAAACGATATCTGGAAAACTGGTACGATGAAAAGAACAGCGCCGCATTATATACCAAATTAGCAGAGCATGAGCAAGATTCCCGTTTGTCTGAGGTTTACCGGCGTTTGGCGGCGACAGAGGAGACGCACGCTGAAGGCTGGGCGAAAAAGCTTCAGCAGGCTGGGGGAAGTGTGCCTACATTCACTCCCACTTGGCGCACGAGAACCTTGGCATGGCTGGCGTCGAAGTTTGGAGTGGAAGCCGTATTGCCGACGCTTGCCGCGACTGAAAAAGCAAACTCGAATGGTTACGCCTCTCAACCTGACGCTGCCGCTCTGGTACCGGTGGAACGTTCGCATGCTATGCTGTTACAGCAGATGAGTAAAACTTCAGGCGGAGTCGCCGGAGACGTGCTGGCCAAAATGGAGGGAAGACACCGCTCAGCCGGCGGCAATGCCCTACGAGCCGCTGTGCTGGGAGCGAGTGATGGATTAGTATCAAACTTCAATTTGGTGATGGGTGTGGCGGGAGCTTCCTTGTCAAATTCTGGAATTCTACTAACCGGCTTCGCAGGGTTGTTGGCAGGCGCCATTTCGATGGCTCTCGGTGAGTGGATTTCGGTACAGAGCTCACGCGAATTGTATGAGCGGCAAATCGCTACAGAAAAAGAGGAGATTGCCACCGCTCCAGAGGAAGAGATTGAAGAACTAGCGTTAATATACCAGGCTCGTGGACTTGATGAGACATCCGCCCGTTCCATTGCGCAAGCACTGATGGCAAATCCTGAGACCGCTTTGGATACTCTGGCTCGTGATGAGCTAGGCATAAACCCGGAAGACTTAGGCGGCTCTGCCTGGGAGGCGGCTATTACCTCCTTCTTGTTGTTTGCGGCGGGGGCCATCATTCCGATTATTCCGTATCTCTTTAGTGAAGGAATGTTTGCTGTTATAGTGAGCGCGGCTCTATCAGCAGTTGGCCTGTTCGTTATCGGTGCAGCAATCACTCTGTTCACTGGTAAACCGGTATTTAGCTCAGGGATGAGACAGGTTCTGTTCGGACTCGCAGCGGCAGCAGTAACTTATCTGATCGGACATCTGATCGGGGTGAACATCGCGGGGTAGCTTGTGTGACTTTTTTTCGTGATACGACAATTATGTTTTTGTAGCGTCAACCCTGGAAAGATGAGTCGACTACCAACAATTATTGTTAAGTTATAAGTCAACTCGTAAAGAAGGGACCTGTCTCGTGGCAAGTCCCTTCGTTTTTTTAATTAATAGAAAATCGGATGGAATGGAATTACTGTCCGGAGTAACACTAGAATAGGAATGAACGACGGAGGGATAACATGGATAGAAACATTGAAGGAATTAAAGTTAGTGCAGATGACTCATTAACTCCCGCAGAGGTAGAAGCTACCGTGCGCGCAGAGAAGGTGTTCTGGCAAGCCCAAAACAAACAGATCGAATCCATCGAGGTCTTTTTGGCAGATGAAGACATTCTAGTCCGCGTGAAAGAAAAAATAGAACACTAAGGCAGAGTTGGTAACCAAGGGCAGCATTAAAAATGATATTATTCTTTCAGGAGAGGGAGTGACCGACATGGCCACTCCCTCTCCTATTCGGTCGTTCTCCTAAATTGTTCCGGCTTTGCTGAAGTCCCGTTTTAACCCCGGCATACCTGGTTGCCAACCGGCGGGAGCTCCTTCGCCAGTTAATTCGCCATATTGAATGCCGGCCAATGTTCGGAGGATTTCCTCTACACTTCGCCCGACTTCTCTAGGATAAACGGAGTAGTAACGGACTCGCCCCAGAGGGTCAATAATGAATGTAGATCGGTAAAATGCCCCTGTCTTGGGATCCCATACCCCGTAGGATCGGCCGATTGCTCCACTGCGGTCAGACAGTAAAGGATATTGTACTGTGGCAGCGCTTGGTGATACTTCAGCAAAGACTTTATGTGAGTACACGCTGTCAGTGCTGATTGCTAGGGGGTAAGCGCCGAGCCTTAAAAAATCTCGATAGTGGGCGGCAACTGCCGCCAACTCAGTCGGTCAGACAAAGGTGAAGTCGCTGGAATAAAAGAATAGGACTGCCCATTTGCTGCGGCATTCATTTAAGCAAACTTCAATCTGTTCACCGCGATAATATGCGGGTGCGCAGAACTCGGGCGCCATTTCCTCCAGCCGAAAACAGTGGCGATCCTCTGGCAGATCGGTTTTACAGGCATTCATGATCAACTAACCTCCCCTCACTTCTTGTTATATGGTATGGTTAGTTGTCAGATTATGTTACCATTGGTGCTAGTCTCTTGCCTGACATGCCCGTGTATCGAGGGAGAAAAGAATCGGTAACTTCCTGTTGCAGCCCCTAATTTATGCTAGGGAAGGACGATTCGTATTTGTCATTCGTGGTTTGTGAGATCTGAAAGTGGACTTTGCTTTTGTTTTGTCGATAGTATGTAGGCGATCGCCATGGCTAGGACGGAGCCATATAAAGACACAATAATATCTTTTTGCGCGTCCCAGATATCTCCCTGGGCGCCAAGGAACATAATCCCGAGTTCTGGGTTGGTCAACTCGACCACCATTGCTTCAATGAATTCAAAAATGGCGCTAAACGCGACAATAAACAGCGGTGAGAAGATATACGACCACGGAACGGGAACCTTAGCAATTCGGTCTAATAATTCTTTAAGCGGGTAAGCCAGTAACAAGCCGAATGAGAAATGCACTATTCGGTCATAGTGGTTGCGGCTAAAGTTCATTGTCTCTTTCAGCCAGTCGCCGAACGGAGTGAACGTATAGGCATAATGAGCGCCGATCGCGTGGAGGATCATGAATGCGGTAATCAGGATATACGATATGTCGGTAAATCGGAAATGCCGGTAGCTATACACAAGCAATGGCACTGACAAAAAGACCAAAAGATTGTCGAGAAACCAATCAGAACGATCAATAGGATCAATGGCTAGATATAACCAAGTAATCAGAAAAATTCCGCATAACTTCTTTACCAGCATCTAACGTCCTCCTAGCGGCTTTGAGCCCGCACTTGGGCAAAATATTGCCAGATTACCTCAGTCGCCTGTAACGTGCCTGGGTCCTTTCCAATGAAGCTTTCCGGAAAAATGGCTTCGCCGCCTGGCCACATGTGCCCTAGACCTTCAATAATATAGACTCGGAACCAGTCATGGTTTTCCTTGACGGCGTGCAAAATTTTGACTCCTGGCTTGCCTGCTGTTGCCTTTAATCCTTGTGGGAAGCCATTGTACTTCGCCCAGCTTAGTATCGTGTTCATAAATGGCGGCTGTTCAAACGAACCCCAGGGAAGGTTGATTATGCCTCCGGCAAAGGGATTGAGAGGATCAGCCGTGCCAATAATCAAGATGGTTGGTATCGGGTTCCGGCTTAGCGGCGGGTTGGACGGCGGCCAATAATGCCCCGACACCGGCGCAATTGCCGCAAATCGACCAGGCAGTTCATCAGCGGCCCGGAACAACATCGAGGCTCCGCTTGAGAACCCGGTGATAAATACTGCTTTTTGGTCAATCGCATATGTTTTGGAAAGATCATCCAACATTAGCGAAAGGAATTTAACATCATCTATCTCTGGCAGCAAACCTTGTCCCCGATTCGAACCATCATTCCACAACTGTGGATTGGTTAGAAAGCTAGGATCGGCTTCTTGATTGATTCTCATGGCGTTCGGGAATACCACCAGAAAGCCTTCTCGTTCCGCTTTTTGATCCCACGCTGTTTCCCGAATAACTCCTTCGCCTGTGCCGCCCGCCCCATGGAGCATAACGACGACTGGTGCCGGATTTTTGCTGTTATAACCTGACGGTACATAAATGGCATAGGTGCGCTGTTTCCCATCCGCCTGAATGGAATAAGTTTGAATATTGGCAGCGTTCACTGGGCTCACTCCCCAGCCATGTACTCCACTCGCCAACGTTCCAATAAAAATGGCAGTCAGGAAGATGGCTTTTACTATTCGATCTGTTAGCATTGGCGTTGTCTTCCCCCTCTAATCCTCAGTATATAGGACTATAGTTCCTGCAATTTTCTTGCTTTCCTGCACTCCTACAAAAAAAAGTGAGCCTTTCAGTTATGCCAGTTAAAGATAAAAAAGGGTTTTTGTGGTAAATAGCGAATCGGTTAATCGTTGCAAGATTGAAGAAATCAGTAGCTCAGAGCCAAGATAAAGTAAGTAGTTAGTAAGAGGGGGGCGAAACGGATGATTATTGGTGTGGCAAAGGAAATTAAAAACAATGAGAATAGGGTTGCGCTGACGCCTGCAGGTACGGAAACATTGAAAAGGGCAGGGCATACTGTGCTTGTTGAACAAAGCGCCGGTAACGGTAGCGGCTTTTCTGATGAAAGCTATATAAAAGCTGGGGCGCAAATTTTCGCTGATAAGAAAGCACTGTTCGACCAGTCTGAAATGATTATAAAAGTAAAAGAACCATTAGCTCCGGAGTATGAGCTGTTCCATGAAGGCCAAATTTTATTTACCTACCTGCATTTGGCACCCGAGCCAGAACTGACTAAAGCTTTGCTGGAAAAGAAAGTAATTGGCATTGCTTATGAAACCATTGAACGTAACCATACGCTGCCACTTTTACTCCCCATGAGTGAGGTGGCGGGACGTATGGCAGTGCAGGTTGGAGCGCACTGTCTGGAAAAGCCGTTTGGTGGTAAAGGGATCTTATTAGGCGGCGTCCCTGGTGTTGAATCAGCCCAGGTAGTCATTGTCGGCGGTGGCATCGTTGGTACTAATGCCGCCAAGATGGCTGTCGGCATGGGCGCGCGGGTAGCGGTTCTAGATAAATCGGTTGAACGGCTGGAATATCTTGATGATATTTTCGGCGGGCGGGTAACAACTGTCATGTCCAATAGCTATAATATTGCCAATTGGGTAAAGAAAGCCGATCTTCTTATTGGTTCTGTGCTGCTTCCTGGAGAAAAAGCTCCCAAATTGGTTACCGAGGAAATGGTTAAATCCATGGAACCCGGCTCAGTTATTGTTGACGTTGCTATTGACCAAGGTGGTTCAGTCGAAACCATTGACCGCGTAACCACTCATAGTGACCCCACTTATGTTAAATATGGCGTTGTTCACTATTCAGTTGCCAATATGCCTGGTGCAGTTGCCCGCACATCCACCTTGGCGCTGACCAATGCCACCATTGAATATGCTCTGCAAATCGCCAATAAGGGATGGAAGGCCGCTCTTAAGGCTGATCCTGGTTTGGCCAAGGGACTCAACGTCTGTGACGGCAAGGTTACCTTTAAAGGCGTTGCTGACGCGCATAAATTGGCATTTACACCGGTCGAAGAGGTATTGGTTTAGAAAAACCGTGCGCGGTCTTTGAAGTACAACAGGGTGCGATTCCACAGAGGGCACAGAGGTAAAAAGAGGACACAGAGGTAAACATTTTTTTGAGCCAGCAAGCTGGCAGGGAATATCTTTCTCACTCTCTGTGTCCTCTGTGTGCCCTCCTTTACCTCTGTGGGATCGTTCTTCCGATACTTTATTGGGGAAATCTCACTAAACCTTCTATAACCTTAAAAAAATTACAGCCTGTAAATCCTGCTGCTTGGGCCGGATAGTACAGGCTGTAATTTTTAGTTAATTAAACCTAATTGTTTCTTAGGGCCATTTCATCAATTCCTTGCTGCTTGCGCAATGCAGCATTTTTTCTGATTTTCATCGTGCCAATGGTAAGTTCAGGGATTACCACAAAGAATAGTCCAACATAACCAAGTGCCCCATATCCTTTAACAACCAAGGTTGTTAATCCAAGCACGGAAACACCGGTGCAAACTATCATGGTAACAGCCGAAATAGTAGCTCTACGCACTCTTAGG
It includes:
- a CDS encoding DMT family transporter → MENQKRKQAEIVLLIIIVIWGINTPVIKIGLMAVEPLAFNAMRLLIAAALSCVALLLSKTYRPITRKAWRQIAAISVLGYFMNQILIVFGIPQTTAGNAALMLATLPVDIALINRILKIEPISRKTAIGICIGLSGVFLVVLGSDKELSLSGQHLAGALLILSGQFCYGYYTVLFKQMNDEYSIYQIGACVMTANALLFCLLALPNLSQVQFTSIPTSAWFSIIFSGIFALSLANIVWIWTVGILGSTKAALYQNLCPIVSIAFAWVYLDEGFGTLQWIGAAVAFLGLYLTRNLPSRRCLKLRTDEI
- a CDS encoding DUF2238 domain-containing protein, with the protein product MLVKKLCGIFLITWLYLAIDPIDRSDWFLDNLLVFLSVPLLVYSYRHFRFTDISYILITAFMILHAIGAHYAYTFTPFGDWLKETMNFSRNHYDRIVHFSFGLLLAYPLKELLDRIAKVPVPWSYIFSPLFIVAFSAIFEFIEAMVVELTNPELGIMFLGAQGDIWDAQKDIIVSLYGSVLAMAIAYILSTKQKQSPLSDLTNHE
- a CDS encoding VIT1/CCC1 transporter family protein, whose amino-acid sequence is MNQDSKRYLENWYDEKNSAALYTKLAEHEQDSRLSEVYRRLAATEETHAEGWAKKLQQAGGSVPTFTPTWRTRTLAWLASKFGVEAVLPTLAATEKANSNGYASQPDAAALVPVERSHAMLLQQMSKTSGGVAGDVLAKMEGRHRSAGGNALRAAVLGASDGLVSNFNLVMGVAGASLSNSGILLTGFAGLLAGAISMALGEWISVQSSRELYERQIATEKEEIATAPEEEIEELALIYQARGLDETSARSIAQALMANPETALDTLARDELGINPEDLGGSAWEAAITSFLLFAAGAIIPIIPYLFSEGMFAVIVSAALSAVGLFVIGAAITLFTGKPVFSSGMRQVLFGLAAAAVTYLIGHLIGVNIAG
- the ald gene encoding alanine dehydrogenase, which produces MIIGVAKEIKNNENRVALTPAGTETLKRAGHTVLVEQSAGNGSGFSDESYIKAGAQIFADKKALFDQSEMIIKVKEPLAPEYELFHEGQILFTYLHLAPEPELTKALLEKKVIGIAYETIERNHTLPLLLPMSEVAGRMAVQVGAHCLEKPFGGKGILLGGVPGVESAQVVIVGGGIVGTNAAKMAVGMGARVAVLDKSVERLEYLDDIFGGRVTTVMSNSYNIANWVKKADLLIGSVLLPGEKAPKLVTEEMVKSMEPGSVIVDVAIDQGGSVETIDRVTTHSDPTYVKYGVVHYSVANMPGAVARTSTLALTNATIEYALQIANKGWKAALKADPGLAKGLNVCDGKVTFKGVADAHKLAFTPVEEVLV
- a CDS encoding peroxiredoxin, translating into MNACKTDLPEDRHCFRLEEMAPEFCAPAYYRGEQIEVCLNECRSKWAVLFFYSSDFTFVUPTELAAVAAHYRDFLRLGAYPLAISTDSVYSHKVFAEVSPSAATVQYPLLSDRSGAIGRSYGVWDPKTGAFYRSTFIIDPLGRVRYYSVYPREVGRSVEEILRTLAGIQYGELTGEGAPAGWQPGMPGLKRDFSKAGTI
- a CDS encoding alpha/beta hydrolase family esterase, which translates into the protein MLTDRIVKAIFLTAIFIGTLASGVHGWGVSPVNAANIQTYSIQADGKQRTYAIYVPSGYNSKNPAPVVVMLHGAGGTGEGVIRETAWDQKAEREGFLVVFPNAMRINQEADPSFLTNPQLWNDGSNRGQGLLPEIDDVKFLSLMLDDLSKTYAIDQKAVFITGFSSGASMLFRAADELPGRFAAIAPVSGHYWPPSNPPLSRNPIPTILIIGTADPLNPFAGGIINLPWGSFEQPPFMNTILSWAKYNGFPQGLKATAGKPGVKILHAVKENHDWFRVYIIEGLGHMWPGGEAIFPESFIGKDPGTLQATEVIWQYFAQVRAQSR